One window from the genome of Sesamum indicum cultivar Zhongzhi No. 13 linkage group LG15, S_indicum_v1.0, whole genome shotgun sequence encodes:
- the LOC105178083 gene encoding cytochrome P450 CYP82D47-like, with amino-acid sequence MAVSNGTAHQYIAMEFSSALYAAIAFFLLLYYYLLYSKSAKLSTQKSKSPPEAGGARPFTGHLHLMNGGTSTGLPHINLAALADKYGPVFTIRLGVRRVLVVSSWELAKELFTTRDVAISSRPNFRAAKHLSYDFAMFAFSPYGPYWRELRKLTSVELLSSRRLELLSHVRVSETMQSVNELYKLWEEKRDGSGRMLVDMKRWFKDLTLNVILRMVAGKRYCGGGSDAEETRRCHQVLREFLELAGAFVAADALPYLGWLDIGGWEKRMKKTAEEMDGIVGGWLAEHREKEYSGKNQKPQDFMDVMLSAVRSADLQTQYDADTIIKATCLVLISGGSDTTTVMLVWTLSLLLNNRHVLRKAQEELDKHVGRERRVNDSDISNLVYLNTIIKETLRLYPAAPIGGIREFIEESHIGGYHVPKGTWLIMNLWKLHRDPNVWGDDALEFRPERFLSRDKNVDVKGHDFELIPFGAGRRICPGVTIGLQMLHLVLANLLHAFEVSTVSDEMVDMSESAGLTNMKATPLDALVAPRLSPTLYI; translated from the exons ATGGCTGTTTCTAACGGCACAGCCCATCAATACATAGCTATGGAATTCAGCTCTGCCCTCTATGCAGCCATTGccttcttccttcttctctACTATTACCTCCTCTATTCAAAGTCCGCTAAGCTATCTACCCAAAAATCCAAATCGCCACCTGAAGCTGGCGGCGCGAGGCCTTTTACAGGCCATCTCCACCTCATGAATGGCGGCACCTCCACCGGACTTCCTCACATCAACTTAGCCGCCCTGGCCGACAAATACGGGCCTGTTTTCACCATCCGTCTCGGTGTACGCCGAGTCCTGGTCGTGAGCAGCTGGGAACTTGCCAAAGAACTGTTCACCACACGCGATGTGGCAATCTCCTCCCGTCCAAATTTCAGAGCTGCCAAACACTTGAGCTACGACTTCGCCATGTTCGCGTTCTCCCCATATGGCCCATACTGGCGCGAGCTGCGCAAGCTGACCTCCGTTGAGCTGCTCTCAAGCCGCAGGCTTGAGCTGCTGAGCCACGTACGTGTGTCAGAAACTATGCAGTCCGTAAACGAGCTTTATAAGCTCTGGGAAGAGAAAAGAGACGGGTCGGGCCGCATGTTGGTGGACATGAAGCGATGGTTCAAGGACTTGACTTTGAATGTGATTCTCAGGATGGTGGCGGGGAAGAGATACTGTGGTGGTGGATCCGATGCGGAGGAGACGAGGCGGTGCCACCAGGTACTGAGGGAGTTCCTCGAGTTGGCGGGGGCGTTTGTGGCAGCTGACGCCTTGCCTTATCTAGGGTGGCTGGATATAGGTGGATGGGagaaaagaatgaagaaaaCTGCGGAGGAAATGGACGGAATTGTAGGAGGATGGTTGGCGGAGCATAGGGAAAAGGAATATTCCGGCAAGAATCAGAAGCCGCAGGACTTCATGGATGTGATGCTGTCAGCTGTGCGGAGCGCGGACCTTCAGACTCAATATGATGCTGATACCATAATCAAAGCAACATGCCTG GTTTTGATCAGTGGAGGTAGCGACACCACAACGGTCATGTTGGTATGGACACTCTCCCTCCTGTTGAACAATCGTCATGTCTTGAGAAAGGCTCAAGAAGAACTAGACAAGCACGTCGGGAGAGAAAGGCGAGTAAACGACTCAGACATCAGCAATCTAGTCTATCTCAATACCATCATCAAAGAGACTCTGAGATTGTATCCTGCCGCCCCTATAGGAGGTATACGGGAGTTCATCGAAGAGAGCCATATAGGAGGCTACCATGTCCCAAAGGGCACATGGCTAATAATGAACTTGTGGAAGTTGCATCGCGATCCAAACGTGTGGGGAGACGACGCGTTGGAGTTTAGGCCGGAGAGGTTTTTGAGTAGAGACAAAAATGTGGATGTGAAGGGGCATGATTTTGAGTTGATACCATTTGGTGCAGGTAGGAGAATTTGCCCTGGAGTGACTATTGGGCTGCAAATGTTGCATTTGGTGCTGGCTAACTTATTGCATGCTTTTGAGGTGTCAACTGTGAGTGATGAAATGGTTGATATGAGTGAGAGTGCTGGATTGACTAACATGAAAGCCACCCCACTTGATGCTCTTGTTGCGCCAAGACTATCTCCTACTCTTTACATATAA